A single window of Archangium gephyra DNA harbors:
- a CDS encoding dipeptide epimerase has protein sequence MLPTLITDLNFEPLDLALTEPFAIATGAPTMANNVLIRLKLADGTVGLGESAPLTAVSGETQASTLEALHSVRQSLLGKDARGWRPLGALLGEALPKAPSARCGLELALLDALGRHYRMPLFAFFGGAGTGLDIDMTVTAGDEAHAASSARAIVARGIRTIKVKVGALSAEEDVRRMVIIRREAPGARLFADANGGYTVAQSRTFLAGLESEGVPLALFEQPVPREDWEGMAELTRSSRVPICADESARTAKDVLRLAREGGAHGVNLKLMKSGVVESLAMWNLARASGMELMMGGMVESTLAMSSAAHFAAGLGGFDYADLDTHLFIREHSFRGGLRMQDGRVDIGHVQAGHGVDLG, from the coding sequence ATGCTCCCGACCCTCATCACCGACCTGAACTTCGAGCCGCTGGACCTCGCCCTCACGGAGCCCTTCGCCATCGCCACGGGGGCGCCCACCATGGCCAACAACGTGCTCATCCGGCTGAAGCTGGCGGACGGGACGGTGGGCCTGGGCGAGTCCGCGCCCCTCACGGCGGTGTCGGGCGAGACGCAGGCCAGCACGCTCGAGGCGCTCCACTCCGTGCGCCAGTCGCTGCTCGGCAAGGACGCGCGGGGCTGGCGTCCGCTCGGGGCGCTGCTGGGCGAGGCCCTGCCGAAAGCGCCCTCGGCGCGCTGTGGCCTGGAGCTGGCGCTGCTGGACGCGCTGGGCCGCCACTACCGGATGCCGCTGTTCGCCTTCTTCGGCGGAGCGGGCACGGGGCTGGACATCGACATGACGGTGACGGCGGGCGACGAGGCGCACGCGGCGTCCTCGGCCCGGGCCATCGTCGCGCGGGGCATCCGCACCATCAAGGTGAAGGTGGGCGCGCTGTCGGCGGAGGAGGACGTGCGGCGCATGGTCATCATCCGCCGCGAGGCGCCCGGCGCGCGGCTCTTCGCGGACGCCAACGGGGGCTACACGGTGGCGCAGTCGCGGACGTTCCTCGCGGGGCTGGAGTCCGAGGGGGTGCCGTTGGCGCTCTTCGAGCAGCCGGTGCCGCGCGAGGACTGGGAGGGCATGGCGGAGCTGACGCGCTCGTCGCGGGTGCCCATCTGCGCGGACGAGTCGGCCCGCACGGCCAAGGACGTGCTGCGCCTGGCGCGCGAGGGCGGGGCGCACGGCGTCAACCTCAAGCTGATGAAGAGTGGCGTGGTGGAGTCGCTGGCCATGTGGAACCTGGCGCGCGCCTCCGGCATGGAGCTGATGATGGGCGGCATGGTGGAGAGCACCCTGGCCATGAGCAGCGCGGCGCACTTCGCCGCCGGGTTGGGCGGCTTCGACTACGCGGACCTGGACACGCACCTCTTCATCCGCGAGCACTCCTTCCGCGGCGGCCTGCGCATGCAGGACGGGCGGGTGGACATCGGCCACGTCCAGGCGGGCCACGGCGTGGACCTGGGCTGA
- a CDS encoding ABC transporter permease subunit, protein MLAREVRILFRKEWRQLVRSRGAMLTALFLPIILLVLVPGGQMLGLKTGATKPVNLPPGMVLPPGMRELVESPLAMMRAMLVPFIALGGLIVPSVTASYILITERESRTLELLVALPVRVGQILLAKLLALLSLASLTTLVLFSVDAVLILWLGIGSPGFVLALLAVLLTSLTFSTTSALLVSLLARDFRTANNLNGVLIGPTILVCFLVTLAVPGPILSSLLLAALFAVGSGAATFVAMKVVTFERLLR, encoded by the coding sequence ATGCTCGCGCGTGAGGTGCGCATCCTCTTCCGCAAGGAGTGGCGCCAGCTGGTGCGCAGCCGGGGCGCGATGCTGACGGCGCTGTTTCTGCCCATCATCCTGCTGGTCCTCGTCCCGGGGGGGCAGATGCTCGGGCTGAAGACGGGCGCCACGAAGCCGGTGAACCTCCCGCCCGGAATGGTGCTGCCCCCAGGAATGCGCGAGCTCGTGGAGAGTCCCCTGGCGATGATGCGGGCCATGCTGGTGCCCTTCATCGCGCTCGGCGGGCTCATCGTGCCCTCGGTGACGGCCAGCTACATCCTCATCACCGAGCGCGAGTCCCGCACGCTCGAGCTGCTGGTGGCACTGCCCGTGCGCGTGGGGCAGATATTGCTCGCCAAGCTGCTGGCCCTGCTCTCGCTGGCCTCGCTCACCACGCTGGTGCTCTTCTCCGTGGACGCGGTGCTCATCCTCTGGCTGGGAATCGGCTCGCCCGGCTTCGTGCTGGCCCTGCTGGCGGTGCTGCTCACGTCGCTCACCTTCTCCACCACCAGTGCGTTGCTCGTCAGCCTGCTGGCGCGCGACTTCCGCACCGCCAACAACCTCAATGGGGTGCTGATCGGCCCCACCATCCTCGTCTGCTTTCTCGTCACGCTGGCGGTGCCCGGCCCCATCCTCTCCTCGCTACTGCTCGCGGCGCTGTTCGCGGTAGGGTCCGGAGCCGCCACCTTCGTGGCCATGAAGGTGGTCACCTTCGAGCGTCTGCTGCGCTGA
- a CDS encoding ABC transporter ATP-binding protein, which yields MLAEGCKAAPAWYVRRDWEDGRLAPNEHVPLEVSSVTKVYPGGVQALDQVSFRISPGERACLLGPNGAGKTTLIRLLTGALRPSSGQVSLFGLGVEDPGFLQAKRRVGIVPQSPGMYRDLTVDDFLQLVRDLYGRGNIPEVVEAFGLGPFRSRRMAELSGGMQRRLSMAAALVSSPEVLLLDEPTVGLDPVATREVHTFLRKVMPGRTVLLCTHNLAEAEALCESAVILRQGKVLLHERIATLRQRIQPVLVLRATQGPERLAEALAGQGLTLTREEDAVHVHVADAAAQAPGMLRHLLGAGVDVYECRVVTPSLEDLFLDVVGASDARA from the coding sequence ATGCTCGCGGAGGGATGCAAGGCCGCGCCCGCGTGGTATGTCCGCCGCGACTGGGAGGACGGCCGCCTGGCGCCCAACGAGCACGTACCGCTGGAGGTCTCCAGCGTCACCAAGGTGTACCCCGGCGGCGTCCAGGCGCTCGACCAGGTGAGCTTCCGGATTTCCCCCGGCGAGCGGGCGTGCCTGCTCGGTCCCAATGGCGCGGGGAAGACGACCCTCATCCGCCTGCTCACCGGCGCGCTGCGGCCCTCGTCGGGGCAGGTGAGCCTCTTCGGACTCGGCGTCGAGGACCCGGGCTTCCTCCAGGCCAAGCGGCGCGTGGGCATCGTCCCCCAGTCCCCGGGCATGTACCGCGACCTCACGGTGGATGACTTCCTCCAGCTCGTGCGCGACCTGTACGGCCGCGGCAACATCCCCGAGGTGGTGGAGGCCTTCGGCCTCGGGCCCTTCCGCTCGCGGCGGATGGCGGAGCTGTCCGGCGGCATGCAGCGCCGGCTGTCCATGGCCGCTGCGCTCGTGTCCTCGCCGGAGGTGCTGCTGCTGGACGAGCCCACGGTGGGGTTGGATCCGGTGGCCACGCGCGAGGTGCACACCTTCCTGCGCAAGGTGATGCCGGGCCGCACGGTGCTGTTGTGCACGCACAACCTGGCCGAGGCCGAGGCGCTGTGCGAGAGCGCCGTCATCCTCCGTCAGGGCAAGGTGCTGCTGCACGAGCGCATCGCCACGCTGCGCCAGCGGATTCAGCCGGTGCTCGTGCTGCGCGCCACCCAGGGCCCCGAGCGGCTGGCCGAGGCGCTCGCGGGGCAAGGCCTCACGCTCACCCGTGAGGAGGACGCGGTGCACGTGCACGTGGCGGACGCGGCGGCCCAGGCGCCCGGAATGCTGCGCCACCTGCTGGGCGCGGGAGTGGACGTGTACGAGTGCCGCGTCGTGACGCCGAGCCTCGAGGATCTCTTCCTGGATGTCGTGGGGGCCAGCGATGCTCGCGCGTGA
- a CDS encoding cereblon family protein, whose amino-acid sequence MNPSPRWLKDSPAAPAKATPARQAEDTTESRGPEKPLCCARCGHVITRERDRTTVNGRATHTRVNPSGFVFHFGCFARAEGCLVTGPPTAEASWFPGFVWRYAMCAECGTHLGWAFHGESDFLGLVLDRLTAPS is encoded by the coding sequence ATGAATCCGTCCCCCCGGTGGCTCAAGGACAGCCCCGCCGCTCCCGCCAAGGCCACGCCCGCCCGCCAGGCCGAGGACACGACGGAATCCCGAGGCCCGGAGAAGCCGCTGTGCTGCGCGCGCTGCGGCCACGTCATCACCCGCGAGCGGGACCGCACCACCGTCAACGGCCGCGCCACGCACACCCGCGTCAATCCGTCCGGGTTCGTCTTCCACTTCGGTTGCTTCGCCCGGGCCGAGGGCTGTCTCGTCACCGGCCCGCCCACCGCCGAGGCGAGCTGGTTCCCCGGCTTCGTCTGGCGGTACGCCATGTGCGCCGAGTGCGGCACGCACCTGGGCTGGGCCTTCCACGGCGAGAGCGACTTCCTCGGCCTGGTGCTGGACCGGCTCACCGCCCCGAGCTGA
- a CDS encoding DUF4304 domain-containing protein, whose amino-acid sequence MAHELRGAGFKARGTSWYKHGPDALLVVNLQKSLYGPQHYINLAAWVKHLGDAEFPKEYQCHVRVRATSLPTHNAEALGHALNLGDESMDTEQREAFIARFMREEAIPFLESLGTWEGIRAAVNAGKLKKGLIYKEVQALLQAPASP is encoded by the coding sequence ATGGCCCACGAGCTGCGCGGAGCAGGTTTCAAGGCGCGCGGCACCAGTTGGTACAAACATGGGCCAGACGCCCTGCTGGTGGTCAACCTGCAGAAGTCGCTCTACGGTCCACAGCACTACATCAACCTCGCTGCCTGGGTGAAGCACTTGGGAGATGCCGAGTTTCCCAAGGAGTACCAATGCCATGTCCGTGTGCGCGCGACTTCGCTGCCCACCCACAATGCGGAGGCCTTGGGACATGCCCTGAATCTTGGCGATGAGTCCATGGACACGGAGCAGCGTGAAGCCTTCATCGCCAGGTTCATGCGAGAGGAAGCCATCCCGTTCCTGGAATCCCTGGGGACCTGGGAAGGTATCCGCGCGGCGGTCAATGCTGGGAAGTTGAAGAAGGGCCTGATCTACAAGGAGGTCCAAGCCCTGCTCCAAGCACCCGCCTCTCCGTAA